In Aristaeella hokkaidonensis, the following are encoded in one genomic region:
- a CDS encoding GGDEF domain-containing protein, whose protein sequence is MILILFAYAVALKMTVSLAPRSIKRMYLLIGEIFLLSIVVYVEFYLADRGLNRELRVVLMALRYSATPIIIAQVLYTMNKELHRYIFIPAALHGVINFISIFTGIVFRIDSDNVFRRGPLGLLPYIMAGAYCVFLIYILYTRSNKKLIELSPIGFLCFAFALGLFLPFVFGSAYSQIFCATIAIALFTYYVFSVLQVTRKDLMTGMLNRSAYYADIYNNPEDISALVSLDMNGLKTINDTDGHAAGDDALITLAICFMRALKRRQAGYRVGGDEFIIVCRKCTRDEVLQLIERIRANVAETPYSCAVGFSYISEGTKDIDALLRESDAMMYAEKAQYYESTGKDRRKN, encoded by the coding sequence TTGATCCTTATTCTGTTTGCGTATGCGGTTGCCCTGAAAATGACGGTTTCGCTGGCACCCAGAAGCATCAAACGAATGTATCTGCTGATCGGTGAAATCTTCCTTCTCTCCATTGTCGTGTATGTGGAGTTTTACCTGGCTGACCGGGGGTTGAACCGGGAGCTGCGGGTTGTGCTGATGGCCCTCCGGTACAGTGCCACGCCGATTATCATCGCGCAGGTGCTTTATACGATGAACAAGGAACTGCACAGGTATATTTTTATTCCCGCAGCCCTGCATGGAGTTATCAATTTCATTTCCATCTTTACCGGGATTGTTTTCCGGATTGACAGCGACAATGTATTCCGCCGCGGACCGCTCGGACTGCTGCCCTACATCATGGCGGGGGCGTACTGCGTCTTCCTGATCTACATTCTGTATACCCGCAGCAATAAGAAACTGATAGAACTTTCCCCGATCGGCTTCCTCTGCTTTGCGTTCGCACTGGGACTGTTCCTGCCGTTTGTGTTCGGCAGTGCCTACTCCCAGATTTTCTGCGCAACCATCGCTATTGCCCTTTTCACATACTATGTGTTTTCCGTTCTCCAGGTAACCCGGAAGGACCTGATGACAGGCATGCTCAACCGTTCGGCCTATTACGCGGATATATACAACAATCCGGAAGATATCAGCGCCCTGGTCTCGCTGGACATGAACGGACTGAAAACCATCAATGATACCGACGGCCACGCGGCCGGTGACGATGCGCTGATCACCCTGGCGATTTGTTTTATGCGTGCGCTGAAACGCAGGCAGGCCGGATACCGGGTGGGCGGCGACGAGTTCATTATCGTCTGCAGGAAATGCACGCGGGACGAGGTGCTCCAGCTGATTGAACGCATCCGGGCCAATGTGGCGGAAACGCCCTACAGCTGCGCTGTCGGCTTCAGCTATATCAGCGAAGGAACGAAGGATATAGACGCGCTGCTCCGGGAATCAGACGCCATGATGTACGCGGAGAAAGCACAGTATTATGAAAGCACCGGGAAGGACCGGCGGAAGAACTGA
- a CDS encoding transketolase: MESYEALVHSGFEGEPDVRDPKTLAWLIRRNGLEMTHLSRGSHIGSVLSVAEIIAVLYARVLNVDPKEPKKPDRDRLILSKGHAGSAVYAALAETGFFPVEQLKTHYANGSILSGHVSHKGVPGVEVSTGSLGHGLGVGTGMALGAKMDGAQWRTYVVLGDGECDEGSVWEAALQAAQYKLDRLIAVVDYNHMQSLATVDETLRLEPFEQKWKDFGWNAISVDGHDTEALLKAFEWAKENAGSRKPSVILAHTVKGKGISFMENNILWHYRTPQGEEYDAALKELEAIRP, translated from the coding sequence ATGGAAAGCTACGAGGCGCTGGTGCACAGCGGGTTTGAAGGGGAACCGGACGTCCGGGATCCGAAAACGCTGGCCTGGCTGATTCGCAGGAACGGTCTGGAAATGACCCACCTGAGCCGGGGCAGCCATATCGGCAGCGTACTCAGTGTCGCGGAGATTATCGCGGTGCTTTATGCCCGCGTGCTGAATGTGGATCCGAAGGAACCGAAGAAGCCGGACCGGGACCGCCTGATTCTGAGCAAGGGTCACGCGGGCAGCGCGGTATACGCCGCACTGGCGGAGACCGGCTTTTTTCCTGTTGAACAGCTGAAGACACATTACGCCAACGGATCGATCCTGTCCGGTCATGTGAGCCATAAGGGCGTGCCGGGAGTGGAGGTTTCCACCGGTTCCCTGGGACATGGCCTGGGCGTAGGGACCGGCATGGCGCTGGGCGCAAAGATGGACGGCGCCCAGTGGCGGACCTATGTGGTGCTGGGAGACGGCGAGTGCGACGAAGGTTCCGTATGGGAAGCCGCGCTGCAGGCGGCCCAGTACAAGCTGGACCGGCTGATTGCCGTGGTTGACTACAACCATATGCAGAGCCTGGCCACGGTGGATGAGACCCTGCGGCTGGAACCCTTTGAGCAGAAATGGAAGGATTTCGGCTGGAACGCAATCAGCGTGGACGGCCATGATACGGAAGCCCTGCTGAAGGCTTTTGAGTGGGCAAAGGAAAACGCCGGCAGCCGGAAACCGTCGGTGATCCTGGCTCATACCGTGAAGGGCAAAGGGATCTCCTTTATGGAGAACAACATCCTGTGGCATTACCGGACGCCCCAGGGCGAGGAATATGACGCAGCACTGAAGGAACTGGAGGCAATCAGACCGTGA
- a CDS encoding HAD hydrolase family protein — protein MLLFFDIDGTLFDDSRKLPASVLPSLEKAHENGHLIFINTGRTLCNLDHRLDGFPVDGWIMGCGTRIVFRGETLQSMEYDPARTLRLRQVFLDLEIPVVYECDTAMYFDPLSPAHPAIPIFRNYARKNGIDRDVTETDPEFRAVKMFCFSDTRDLIDRLEEATAAVGLPYTAIDRGKGGWEVIPAAYSKGTGIDVIRQKLNVAFEDCYAFGDSRNDMTMFEHVGHSIAMGNAPEDVKAACSWTTARPEDDGIKKAMIHFGIIADE, from the coding sequence ATGCTGCTGTTTTTCGATATCGACGGAACCCTGTTTGACGACAGCCGGAAGCTGCCGGCCTCCGTCCTGCCATCCCTGGAAAAAGCGCATGAGAACGGTCACCTCATCTTCATCAATACCGGCCGGACCCTTTGCAACCTGGATCACCGCCTGGACGGTTTCCCGGTGGACGGCTGGATCATGGGCTGCGGCACCCGGATTGTCTTCCGGGGTGAAACGCTGCAGAGCATGGAATATGACCCGGCCCGGACCCTCCGCCTCCGTCAGGTCTTCCTGGACCTGGAAATACCGGTTGTCTATGAATGCGATACCGCCATGTATTTTGACCCGCTCTCTCCTGCCCATCCCGCCATTCCCATTTTCCGGAACTATGCCCGGAAAAACGGGATCGACCGGGACGTCACCGAAACAGATCCAGAATTCAGGGCGGTCAAAATGTTCTGCTTTTCCGACACCCGGGATCTGATCGACCGGCTGGAGGAAGCAACTGCCGCTGTCGGCCTGCCCTACACCGCCATCGACCGGGGCAAGGGAGGCTGGGAAGTGATCCCCGCCGCCTATTCCAAAGGAACCGGCATTGACGTCATCCGGCAGAAGCTGAACGTCGCTTTCGAAGACTGCTATGCCTTCGGTGACAGCCGGAATGATATGACCATGTTTGAGCATGTGGGCCACAGCATCGCCATGGGCAATGCCCCGGAGGATGTGAAGGCTGCCTGCTCCTGGACCACCGCCCGTCCGGAGGACGACGGCATTAAAAAAGCCATGATCCATTTCGGGATCATAGCGGATGAATAA
- a CDS encoding transketolase family protein, which yields MRDAFARVLEEEMEQNERIVLITGDLGFGVLRQIHRRFPDRLINAGIAEQGMVSMAAGLATTGRTVLVYSIGNFPVLRPLEQIRNDCVYHKADVKIVCVGGGFVYGSLGMSHHATEDMSVMRAIPEMICYTPGDPAETEAVTHDMIWRKGTCYLRLGRGNEPKVHEGPVKGWSFPKAITLRGGKDIAILSCGGILTQAMDAAERLAEKGISARVVSFPCLKPLDTDTVKELLANFRRIITVEEHTIIGGFGSAVCELAAEEGTGCRVKRIGLNDCFTTVVGDRQYLREIYGMDGEAIADKAEAFLEE from the coding sequence GTGAGAGACGCGTTTGCGCGGGTCCTTGAGGAGGAGATGGAGCAGAATGAGCGGATCGTCCTGATTACGGGCGACCTGGGCTTTGGCGTGCTCCGGCAGATCCACAGGCGCTTTCCGGACCGGCTGATTAACGCCGGCATCGCGGAACAGGGCATGGTCAGCATGGCTGCCGGCCTGGCGACTACGGGCAGGACCGTACTGGTTTATTCCATCGGCAACTTCCCGGTGCTCCGTCCGCTGGAACAGATCCGGAACGACTGCGTGTACCACAAGGCGGACGTGAAGATCGTATGCGTGGGCGGCGGCTTCGTATACGGAAGCCTGGGCATGAGCCATCACGCGACGGAAGATATGTCCGTGATGCGCGCGATTCCGGAAATGATCTGCTATACGCCCGGCGATCCCGCGGAGACCGAGGCTGTGACCCACGACATGATCTGGCGGAAGGGCACATGCTATCTGCGGCTGGGCCGGGGCAATGAACCGAAAGTGCATGAAGGCCCGGTGAAGGGCTGGTCCTTTCCCAAGGCCATTACGCTGCGGGGCGGCAAGGATATAGCCATCCTGAGCTGCGGCGGCATCCTGACCCAGGCGATGGACGCGGCGGAGCGGCTGGCGGAGAAAGGCATCAGCGCGCGGGTGGTGAGCTTCCCCTGCCTGAAGCCCCTGGACACTGACACGGTGAAGGAACTGCTGGCAAACTTCCGGCGGATTATCACCGTGGAAGAGCATACGATCATCGGCGGCTTCGGCAGCGCGGTCTGCGAACTGGCTGCGGAAGAGGGAACCGGATGCCGGGTGAAGCGGATCGGACTGAACGACTGCTTTACCACCGTGGTGGGAGACCGGCAGTACCTGAGAGAGATATACGGGATGGACGGGGAAGCCATTGCCGACAAGGCGGAAGCTTTCCTGGAAGAGTGA
- a CDS encoding HD domain-containing protein, whose translation MERIGAVQACVDKIVAARTKEIDIKFGYVHLYSVSQTCALLAMKRQQNVELAAIAGLLHDIYAYQTGNRKDHAHQGAAAARKILQELNLFSEEEIDMISHAIYRHSDKDEVDSPFDEVLKDADALQHFLIMPLVAPAPHEAARVSKLKEELGIQ comes from the coding sequence ATGGAAAGAATCGGAGCGGTCCAGGCCTGCGTGGACAAAATCGTAGCGGCACGAACAAAAGAGATTGATATCAAATTCGGCTATGTGCATCTGTACAGCGTATCGCAGACCTGTGCGCTGCTGGCAATGAAACGGCAGCAGAACGTGGAGCTGGCCGCGATTGCCGGCCTGCTGCACGACATCTATGCCTACCAGACAGGAAACAGGAAGGATCATGCCCATCAGGGTGCTGCTGCGGCAAGGAAGATCCTGCAGGAGCTGAATCTGTTTTCAGAAGAAGAGATTGATATGATTTCGCATGCGATTTACCGTCACAGCGATAAAGACGAGGTTGATTCACCCTTTGACGAGGTGCTGAAGGACGCGGACGCGCTGCAGCACTTCCTGATTATGCCGCTGGTTGCTCCTGCACCGCATGAAGCGGCCCGGGTCAGCAAGCTGAAGGAAGAGCTGGGAATCCAATAA
- a CDS encoding MazG nucleotide pyrophosphohydrolase domain-containing protein yields MKDFSIQEMQEMQKQLQEQYKGKWEPIGPETGKNKLLWMIGETGEVIDIVKKNGGTKAAQDPELRKDLVEEMADVLMYYNDVMLCYGITPEELKAAYTEKFEKNMKRW; encoded by the coding sequence ATGAAAGATTTCAGTATCCAGGAAATGCAGGAGATGCAAAAGCAGCTGCAGGAACAGTACAAAGGCAAATGGGAACCGATCGGACCGGAGACCGGGAAGAACAAGCTGCTCTGGATGATCGGGGAGACCGGCGAAGTCATCGACATCGTCAAGAAAAACGGCGGCACAAAAGCGGCGCAGGATCCTGAACTGCGGAAGGATCTTGTGGAAGAGATGGCGGACGTGCTGATGTATTACAATGACGTGATGCTCTGCTACGGCATCACACCGGAAGAGCTGAAAGCGGCCTATACAGAAAAGTTTGAGAAGAACATGAAGCGCTGGTAA
- a CDS encoding ParB/RepB/Spo0J family partition protein, producing the protein MPKKTHGLGRGLDSLFAGAEDWGTSIQEIPVGELDPNPDQPRRTFSPESISQLADSIREQGVLQPLLVAPAGGGRYMIIAGERRYRAGREAGLETLPCIVKDIDVIRQREIALIENLQREDLNPIEAAKGIRALMDQCGYTQEKVSFRLGKSRPAVANMLRLLQLPDEVTEMVKDGLLTAGHARVLAGVNSSAEQLRLAHKAVDEGLNVRQMEQLVKALGAKPKKKAAPKRLPAELNELQEKILRRTGLKSTLTGSISKGRIVLQYSSREELERLNDILDKIGD; encoded by the coding sequence ATGCCGAAGAAGACGCACGGCCTCGGAAGGGGACTGGATTCCCTGTTCGCGGGAGCCGAAGACTGGGGAACCAGTATACAGGAAATCCCCGTGGGCGAACTGGATCCGAACCCGGATCAGCCCCGGCGCACCTTCAGCCCGGAAAGCATCAGCCAGCTGGCGGACAGCATCCGGGAGCAAGGTGTATTGCAGCCCCTGCTGGTTGCTCCCGCAGGGGGCGGCCGCTATATGATCATTGCCGGTGAACGCCGCTACCGCGCGGGCCGTGAAGCCGGACTGGAGACGCTGCCCTGCATCGTCAAGGATATTGACGTGATCCGGCAGCGTGAAATCGCGCTGATTGAGAACCTGCAGCGCGAGGACCTGAACCCCATCGAAGCCGCGAAGGGCATCCGTGCCCTGATGGACCAGTGCGGCTATACGCAGGAGAAGGTCAGCTTCCGCCTGGGCAAGAGCCGTCCGGCGGTGGCCAACATGCTGCGCCTGCTGCAGCTGCCGGACGAAGTGACCGAGATGGTGAAGGACGGGCTGCTGACCGCTGGCCATGCCCGGGTGCTTGCCGGTGTGAACAGCAGCGCGGAACAGCTGCGCCTTGCCCATAAAGCAGTGGACGAAGGCCTGAACGTGCGCCAGATGGAGCAGCTGGTGAAGGCCCTGGGCGCCAAGCCCAAGAAGAAAGCCGCACCGAAGCGCCTGCCTGCGGAACTGAACGAACTGCAGGAAAAGATCCTGCGCCGGACCGGACTGAAGAGCACCCTGACGGGCAGCATCTCCAAGGGACGGATTGTGCTGCAGTACAGCAGCCGGGAAGAGCTGGAGAGGCTGAATGACATCCTCGATAAGATCGGGGATTAA
- a CDS encoding ParA family protein, whose protein sequence is MAKIIAIANQKGGVGKTTTAVNLSAAIAQAGKKVLMVDLDPQGNTTSGFGRSVNERSSVYDALMGRADLKNCIQDTDIKKLKLIGSDIRLAGAEVELVSVKDREFFLKKLLGVVRDDYDFIFVDCPPSLSLLTLNAMAAADSVLVPIQCEYYALEGVTSLMNTVNRVKHTFNPRLEIEGILLTMLDGRTNLGLQVVDQVKKHFKKAVFATTIPRNVRLGEAPSHGEPICIYDPRSSGALAYESLAKEVLSRNKKKK, encoded by the coding sequence ATGGCGAAGATTATCGCAATTGCGAACCAGAAGGGCGGCGTGGGTAAAACAACCACAGCCGTGAACCTGTCCGCGGCCATTGCGCAGGCAGGCAAAAAGGTCCTGATGGTAGACCTGGATCCCCAGGGAAACACAACCAGCGGCTTCGGCAGGAGCGTGAACGAGCGCAGCTCGGTTTACGACGCGCTGATGGGCCGCGCGGATCTGAAAAACTGCATTCAGGACACGGATATCAAAAAGCTGAAGCTGATCGGATCGGACATCCGCCTGGCGGGCGCCGAAGTGGAACTGGTCAGCGTAAAGGACCGGGAGTTTTTCCTGAAAAAGCTGCTGGGCGTGGTGCGGGATGATTATGACTTCATTTTCGTGGACTGCCCACCGAGCCTGAGCCTGCTGACACTGAACGCCATGGCGGCAGCGGACAGCGTGCTGGTGCCGATCCAGTGCGAGTATTACGCGCTGGAGGGCGTGACCAGTCTGATGAACACCGTGAACCGGGTGAAGCACACCTTCAACCCCAGGCTGGAGATCGAGGGCATCCTGCTGACCATGCTGGACGGCCGGACAAACCTGGGCCTGCAGGTGGTGGACCAGGTTAAGAAGCACTTCAAGAAGGCGGTGTTCGCGACCACGATCCCGCGGAACGTCCGCCTGGGTGAAGCACCCAGCCATGGAGAACCGATCTGCATTTACGACCCGCGGAGCAGCGGCGCCCTGGCCTATGAATCCCTGGCCAAGGAAGTACTGTCCCGCAACAAGAAAAAGAAGTAA
- a CDS encoding sugar transferase, with protein MGKNELPKEPYWDGPLSHPFYSKVVKRILDLLLALILLIPGLIVMIPLAIWVKLDSEGPVFYRAVRGGYHNQPFRIFKFRSMVVDADKTGGCTAKNDDRVTRAGRVMRRLKLDELPQLFNIIKGDMSFVGPRPELLLYTEQYTEEQQCIMWVRPGITDRSSIVYIAQDEIVGEEDPVANFERLILPEKNRLRVEYARSQSFALDAGLFFETIGGVFHKAEVMRKEKVNS; from the coding sequence GTGGGTAAGAACGAGCTGCCGAAGGAGCCGTACTGGGACGGACCGCTGTCACATCCCTTTTACAGCAAGGTAGTCAAGCGGATCCTGGATCTGCTGCTGGCACTGATCCTGCTGATTCCCGGATTGATTGTGATGATTCCGCTGGCCATCTGGGTCAAGCTGGATTCGGAAGGCCCGGTTTTCTACCGGGCGGTACGGGGCGGTTATCATAACCAGCCCTTCCGTATTTTCAAGTTCCGCAGCATGGTGGTGGACGCTGACAAGACCGGCGGCTGCACCGCCAAGAACGACGACCGGGTGACCCGGGCAGGCCGGGTGATGCGGCGGCTGAAGCTGGACGAGCTGCCCCAGCTGTTCAACATTATCAAGGGCGACATGAGCTTTGTCGGCCCGCGGCCGGAACTGCTGCTGTACACAGAGCAGTATACGGAGGAACAGCAGTGCATCATGTGGGTGCGGCCGGGCATCACGGACCGGAGCAGCATCGTGTATATTGCCCAGGATGAGATCGTGGGCGAGGAAGATCCGGTAGCCAACTTTGAACGGCTGATCCTGCCGGAGAAGAACCGCCTGCGGGTGGAATACGCCAGGAGCCAGAGCTTTGCGCTGGACGCGGGACTGTTTTTTGAAACAATCGGTGGTGTATTTCATAAAGCAGAAGTTATGAGAAAAGAGAAAGTAAATTCATAA
- a CDS encoding class I SAM-dependent methyltransferase produces MDNVFEQVEKNIDNLVLGNADWTASATKEELEAARKGELHLRFWNGEVPAEWLRDIKGKRVLCLAGAGGLQAPLFACAGAKVTVIDLSGGMLEKDRAIAERERLDIEIVKGNMCDLSRFADASFDMIFNPPSLMYIPDVSVVFRECFRVLAKGGELMIMAPAPINYMCDWAENEQGGYYKTVHRVPCCTREYDDSEWIEYGHTMEEYLGGMIRCGFVLNGYLECQGEDITELNFLARAVKPE; encoded by the coding sequence GTGGACAATGTATTTGAACAGGTGGAAAAGAATATAGACAACCTGGTCCTGGGCAACGCGGACTGGACGGCATCCGCCACAAAGGAAGAGCTGGAAGCGGCCCGAAAAGGGGAACTGCATTTGCGCTTCTGGAACGGGGAAGTGCCGGCAGAATGGCTGCGTGATATCAAAGGGAAACGGGTGCTGTGCCTGGCGGGTGCCGGCGGGCTGCAGGCGCCGCTGTTTGCCTGCGCCGGGGCAAAGGTAACGGTGATTGACCTCTCCGGCGGGATGCTGGAGAAGGACCGGGCAATCGCGGAACGGGAGAGACTGGACATTGAGATCGTGAAAGGTAACATGTGTGACCTGTCCCGGTTTGCGGATGCATCCTTTGACATGATCTTCAACCCGCCGTCCCTGATGTATATCCCGGACGTCAGCGTGGTGTTCCGGGAATGCTTCCGGGTGCTGGCCAAAGGCGGGGAGCTGATGATCATGGCGCCGGCTCCCATTAACTATATGTGCGACTGGGCGGAGAATGAGCAGGGCGGCTATTACAAGACGGTTCACCGGGTGCCATGCTGTACCCGGGAGTACGATGATTCCGAGTGGATCGAGTACGGCCACACCATGGAGGAATACCTGGGCGGAATGATCCGATGCGGTTTTGTGCTGAACGGATATCTGGAGTGCCAGGGCGAGGATATTACAGAACTCAATTTCCTGGCGAGGGCAGTGAAACCTGAATAA
- a CDS encoding metal ABC transporter ATP-binding protein: MPLHHCELCHIDLDRITVRRGGQTLLQDVSMHIHCGQLTVLIGQNGAGKTTLIRALLGELPHTGLIRHVDGRGLDIPHLRTGYVPQHLQFDREMPLTVRDFMAASLSKRPVWTGVGKKTRALVDEALAAVNAGDLADRPLGRCSGGELQRVLLALAMNPAPDLLVLDEPVSGIDRNGLKMFLDTLLDLKQTHHMAILLVSHDLRFVREYADHVVLLDKSVLAQGSAESVFSSPEFSAVFGYSGEEEEAE, translated from the coding sequence ATGCCCCTGCATCACTGCGAGCTTTGTCACATCGATCTGGACCGGATTACTGTCCGCCGCGGCGGCCAGACCCTGCTCCAGGATGTGTCCATGCACATCCACTGCGGACAGCTCACCGTACTCATCGGCCAGAACGGTGCCGGTAAAACCACACTGATCCGCGCCCTGCTGGGAGAGCTTCCCCACACAGGCCTGATTCGTCATGTGGACGGCCGCGGGCTGGATATTCCTCACCTGCGGACCGGCTATGTACCGCAGCATCTGCAGTTTGACCGGGAAATGCCCCTCACAGTCCGGGATTTCATGGCCGCCTCTCTTTCAAAGCGTCCGGTCTGGACCGGCGTCGGCAAAAAGACTCGTGCGCTGGTGGATGAAGCCCTTGCCGCCGTCAATGCCGGCGATCTGGCGGACCGGCCCCTGGGCCGCTGTTCCGGCGGTGAACTGCAGCGCGTTCTCCTGGCCCTGGCCATGAATCCCGCGCCGGACCTGCTGGTGCTGGATGAACCGGTCAGCGGCATCGACCGCAACGGCCTGAAAATGTTCCTGGATACGCTTCTGGATCTGAAGCAGACCCATCACATGGCCATCCTGCTGGTCAGTCACGACCTGCGCTTTGTCCGGGAATACGCCGACCATGTGGTCCTGCTGGACAAATCAGTCCTTGCCCAGGGCTCCGCTGAGAGCGTTTTCTCCTCTCCGGAGTTTTCTGCCGTATTCGGCTACAGCGGTGAAGAAGAGGAGGCGGAATGA
- a CDS encoding LicD family protein, whose product MKRELTLDEIHEELLCQLRDIKAICDRHGIEYNLMCGTLLGAVRHKGFIPWDDDVDLLMTREEFTKFRQIYPKECDSRFELTYLDTWTPRVMNRDPEKAAAFTDFFILDPLPPEGWQRKLHLLHLHLLQGMMKKNVDYSRFNLKNRILLKATHLLGMPFSYAWKAKRYDKVSTRIRSGNDLHMSNGAFELMTHVWHPEQFAEKITAPFEDVECLIPKKYDEVLTVLFGPDYMTPPPEAERVAKHLDL is encoded by the coding sequence ATGAAAAGGGAACTGACGCTGGACGAGATCCACGAGGAGCTGCTCTGCCAGCTGCGGGACATCAAGGCGATCTGTGACAGGCACGGGATTGAGTACAACCTGATGTGCGGAACGCTGCTGGGCGCGGTGCGCCACAAGGGGTTCATTCCCTGGGATGACGACGTGGACCTGCTGATGACCCGGGAGGAATTCACCAAATTCCGTCAGATTTATCCCAAAGAATGTGACAGCCGGTTTGAGCTGACCTACCTGGACACCTGGACACCCCGGGTGATGAACCGGGATCCGGAGAAGGCGGCTGCCTTTACGGACTTCTTTATCCTGGATCCGCTGCCGCCGGAAGGCTGGCAGAGGAAACTGCATCTGCTGCACCTGCACCTGCTGCAGGGCATGATGAAAAAGAACGTGGACTACAGCCGGTTCAACCTGAAGAACCGGATCCTGCTGAAGGCGACCCACCTGCTGGGCATGCCCTTCAGCTATGCCTGGAAAGCAAAGCGGTACGACAAGGTGTCCACCCGGATCAGGAGCGGGAACGACCTGCACATGTCCAATGGCGCGTTTGAGCTGATGACGCATGTGTGGCATCCGGAACAGTTTGCCGAAAAAATCACGGCGCCCTTTGAGGACGTGGAGTGCCTGATTCCGAAGAAGTATGACGAGGTGCTGACCGTGCTCTTCGGACCGGACTATATGACGCCGCCGCCGGAAGCGGAACGGGTTGCGAAGCATTTGGATCTCTGA
- the rpiB gene encoding ribose 5-phosphate isomerase B: protein MIALACDHTGVALKQELMKMLDEMGLAWKDYGNYDANNRDDDYPVYGYKAAKAVADGECDRGILICGTGIGIGIAAGKVKGIRVCTCSDVYSAELSKRHNNSNILTMGARVVGTELAKMIAKHWLTAEFEGGRHQRRIDMIARIENGEAPEA from the coding sequence ATGATTGCACTGGCTTGTGACCATACCGGAGTGGCCCTGAAACAGGAACTGATGAAGATGCTGGACGAGATGGGACTCGCCTGGAAAGACTACGGCAATTATGATGCGAATAACCGGGATGACGACTACCCGGTATACGGATACAAGGCTGCAAAAGCCGTTGCGGACGGCGAATGCGACCGGGGTATCCTGATCTGCGGCACCGGCATCGGCATCGGCATCGCCGCCGGCAAGGTGAAGGGCATCCGCGTCTGCACCTGCAGCGACGTGTACAGCGCAGAACTGAGCAAACGGCACAACAACAGCAACATCCTGACCATGGGAGCCCGGGTGGTGGGCACAGAGCTGGCGAAGATGATCGCGAAGCACTGGCTGACCGCCGAGTTTGAGGGCGGCCGCCATCAGCGGCGCATCGACATGATCGCGAGGATTGAAAACGGAGAAGCTCCGGAAGCGTAA
- a CDS encoding metal ABC transporter permease, translated as MDTIYSILGAILPLEAYQYSFMKNAFLAILLLTPLLGLLGTMAVNHQMAFFSDALGHSALTGIGLGIILGLRNDLVAMLVFGIIWAILICVIKQSGSASTDTVISVFSSTSVAAGLLILARGGKFAKYSSLLIGDVLAVTPSDLLWLLLALIGTLILWALLYNSLLLTSVDSFLARSRGIKTRLVECAFVVMVAVAVMLSIRWVGVMLINALLILPAAAGRNLARSSRQHAVWSVVLALFSGLLGLTLSYYLDTSAGASIVLVSALCYAVSLAVRGIRK; from the coding sequence ATGGATACGATCTACAGCATCCTCGGTGCAATCCTCCCGCTGGAGGCTTATCAGTACTCTTTCATGAAAAACGCCTTCCTGGCGATCCTGCTGCTGACCCCGCTCCTGGGCCTGCTGGGCACCATGGCGGTCAATCACCAGATGGCTTTCTTCTCAGACGCGCTGGGCCATTCCGCCCTCACCGGTATCGGCCTGGGCATCATCCTCGGCTTGCGGAACGATCTGGTTGCCATGCTGGTTTTCGGGATCATCTGGGCCATCCTGATCTGCGTCATCAAGCAGTCCGGCTCCGCTTCCACCGATACCGTCATTTCCGTATTCTCCTCCACCTCCGTGGCTGCGGGTCTGCTGATCCTCGCCCGGGGCGGAAAGTTTGCGAAGTATTCTTCCCTGCTGATCGGCGATGTGCTTGCTGTCACCCCCTCCGACCTGCTCTGGCTGCTGCTGGCCCTCATCGGCACGCTGATCCTGTGGGCCCTGCTGTATAACTCTCTGCTGCTCACCAGCGTGGACAGTTTCCTGGCCCGCAGCCGCGGCATTAAAACCCGCCTGGTGGAATGCGCCTTCGTGGTCATGGTCGCGGTCGCGGTCATGCTTTCCATCCGCTGGGTCGGTGTCATGCTGATCAATGCCCTGCTGATCCTGCCGGCCGCCGCAGGCCGCAACCTCGCCCGGTCCTCCCGCCAGCATGCGGTCTGGTCCGTGGTCCTGGCCCTCTTCAGCGGCCTCCTCGGCCTGACCCTTTCCTATTATCTGGATACCAGTGCCGGCGCGTCCATCGTGCTGGTTTCCGCCCTGTGCTATGCCGTTTCCCTGGCTGTCAGGGGCATCCGGAAATAA